The following are from one region of the Stigmatella ashevillena genome:
- a CDS encoding PhoH family protein, translating to MRNPSTLEAPAVRPTSAKVDVRDNETALALCGNQNENLKLMERRLGVRVGQRGTELHLSGPADAVAFAVRLVENLEEMIRAGRSVYREDVEQGIKVLGRGTESLQEVMLGPVLKSSGNRQIAPKSLAQKRYVEAIRAHDIVFGIGPAGTGKTYLAMAMAVAFLQERKVKRIILARPAVEAGEKLGFLPGDIAEKVNPYLRPLYDALNDMMAGERATQLVEQGVVEVAPLAFMRGRTLNDAFVILDEAQNTTVEQMKMFLTRLGYNSKAVITGDVTQVDLPVGKMSGLNHARSILKNIEGICFSEFTEVDVVRHPLVQEVIRAYDKAEAAKAEAATREQAAQEALEPAVPETPEVEEPLAT from the coding sequence TTGAGAAACCCCTCCACTTTGGAAGCTCCTGCTGTCCGTCCCACCTCCGCCAAGGTCGATGTCCGCGACAATGAGACCGCCCTGGCACTGTGCGGCAATCAGAACGAGAACCTGAAGCTCATGGAGCGGCGCCTCGGTGTCCGAGTGGGGCAGCGCGGCACGGAACTGCACCTGTCGGGGCCCGCGGACGCCGTCGCCTTCGCCGTGCGGCTGGTGGAGAACCTGGAGGAGATGATCCGGGCGGGCCGCTCCGTGTACCGGGAGGATGTGGAGCAAGGCATCAAGGTGCTGGGGCGGGGCACGGAGTCCTTGCAGGAGGTCATGCTGGGGCCGGTGCTGAAGAGCTCGGGCAACCGGCAGATCGCTCCCAAGAGCCTGGCGCAGAAGCGGTACGTGGAAGCCATCCGCGCCCACGACATCGTCTTCGGCATCGGGCCTGCGGGCACGGGAAAGACCTACCTGGCCATGGCCATGGCGGTGGCCTTCCTTCAGGAGCGCAAGGTCAAGCGCATCATCCTGGCCCGGCCCGCGGTGGAAGCCGGCGAGAAGCTGGGCTTCCTGCCGGGCGATATCGCCGAGAAGGTGAACCCGTACCTGCGCCCCCTGTATGACGCGCTCAACGACATGATGGCGGGCGAGCGCGCGACCCAACTGGTGGAGCAGGGCGTCGTCGAGGTGGCACCGCTGGCCTTCATGCGAGGCCGGACGCTCAATGACGCCTTCGTCATCCTCGACGAGGCGCAGAACACCACCGTCGAGCAGATGAAGATGTTCCTCACGCGCTTGGGCTACAACAGCAAGGCGGTGATTACCGGCGATGTGACGCAGGTGGACCTCCCGGTGGGGAAGATGTCGGGCCTCAACCATGCCCGCTCCATCCTCAAGAACATCGAGGGCATCTGCTTCTCGGAGTTCACCGAGGTGGATGTGGTCCGCCACCCGCTGGTGCAGGAGGTCATCCGCGCCTACGACAAGGCCGAGGCCGCCAAGGCCGAAGCCGCCACCCGGGAGCAGGCAGCCCAGGAGGCGCTGGAACCCGCCGTGCCCGAAACCCCGGAGGTCGAGGAGCCGCTCGCTACATGA
- a CDS encoding DUF4388 domain-containing protein yields the protein MALQGTLKDFGIADILQLIGQQQKTGQLYLESKEQEVNVFFKDGNIARVESITRKKKDLIGNMLVRAEIITEAQLADSLETQRRTLKRLGDVLVSSGAITADRFKKMMQLQATETLYRLFSWDAGTYAFKAEPVESDTEAITPLRAESVLMEGFRMVDEWPVIRKKINRLDMTFECLKPLPPPVNAEPDFDAAFDDAFAEKKKDENKGDFKSVGDSERRVYEVISPDRDVRKLIDVSCLGEFETCKALLNLINLQYVRPFYPEGQAPSSGGAGVLAKVGRSLGRVGASMAALGAILFLAVQVAGFLSPTAKAASSFDDPGAQRFVSRAQLKRIEAAVEVFRLEKGEVPERLDALVEAGLLKPEELHYPWREPYYYRRLASREFVLLPPLQ from the coding sequence ATGGCCCTTCAGGGAACGCTCAAGGACTTCGGCATCGCGGACATCCTCCAGCTCATCGGGCAGCAGCAGAAGACCGGCCAGCTGTACCTGGAGAGCAAAGAGCAGGAGGTCAATGTCTTCTTCAAGGACGGCAACATCGCCCGGGTCGAGAGCATCACCCGCAAGAAGAAGGACCTCATCGGCAACATGCTGGTGCGCGCGGAGATCATCACCGAGGCCCAGCTCGCGGACTCGCTGGAGACGCAGCGCCGCACCCTCAAGCGGCTGGGCGACGTGCTTGTCTCCAGCGGCGCCATCACCGCCGATCGCTTCAAGAAGATGATGCAGTTGCAGGCCACGGAGACGCTCTACCGCCTGTTCAGCTGGGACGCGGGCACCTACGCGTTCAAGGCCGAGCCCGTCGAGTCCGATACGGAAGCCATCACGCCGCTGCGCGCCGAATCGGTGCTGATGGAAGGCTTCCGGATGGTGGACGAGTGGCCGGTCATCCGGAAGAAGATCAACCGGCTGGACATGACGTTCGAGTGTCTGAAGCCCCTGCCGCCGCCCGTCAACGCGGAGCCGGACTTCGACGCCGCGTTCGACGATGCGTTCGCGGAGAAGAAGAAGGACGAGAACAAGGGCGACTTCAAGTCGGTGGGAGACTCCGAGCGGCGGGTCTACGAGGTGATCTCCCCGGACCGGGATGTGCGCAAGCTCATCGACGTGAGCTGCCTGGGCGAGTTCGAGACCTGCAAGGCGCTGCTCAACCTCATCAACCTGCAATACGTGCGGCCGTTCTATCCCGAGGGTCAGGCACCCTCCTCGGGGGGCGCGGGGGTGCTGGCCAAGGTCGGCCGGAGCCTGGGGCGGGTGGGGGCCAGCATGGCGGCGCTGGGGGCCATTCTCTTCCTGGCCGTTCAGGTGGCGGGTTTCCTGTCGCCCACCGCCAAGGCCGCCTCCTCGTTCGACGACCCGGGCGCCCAGCGCTTCGTCTCCCGCGCGCAGCTCAAGCGGATTGAGGCCGCGGTGGAGGTGTTTCGCCTGGAAAAAGGGGAAGTCCCGGAGCGTTTGGATGCGCTGGTGGAGGCGGGCTTGTTAAAGCCAGAGGAGCTGCATTACCCCTGGCGCGAGCCGTATTACTACCGGCGCCTGGCGTCACGGGAGTTTGTTCTGCTTCCGCCGTTACAGTAG
- the mazG gene encoding nucleoside triphosphate pyrophosphohydrolase → MSTSGAELERLVGIMNRLRADGGCPWDREQDLRSMRPYLVEETFEVLDEMDRVAYGGPWRSLCEELGDLLFQIVFHAQLATEKGEFTMAEVCRAVSDKLESRHPHVFGEKQVRDSTEVLFNWAQIKAEEKKRKTGRVGSVLDGVPTAAPALARAERLTEKASRMGFDWPDVAGVRAKLDEELAELDEAIASKDRDALEHELGDVLFSLANLGRFLHTPPEDALRMAIRRFTTRFQHIEAALQAEGVPLGGATLEHMERHWQTAKAAEKALPPPASLPRAPLTTLRFPVRDVAAQRAFWDAVAPLIGWHAVQSPSGEARYGDGALLLVFCSGEGVGVPGVGLTLGAPSSRSVERLRSTLEASQPGALQGGEPTGVRFQDPAGLVWEYTA, encoded by the coding sequence ATGAGCACGAGTGGGGCAGAACTGGAACGGCTGGTGGGGATCATGAACCGCTTGCGCGCGGACGGGGGGTGTCCCTGGGATCGCGAGCAGGATCTGCGCTCCATGCGCCCCTACCTCGTCGAGGAGACCTTCGAGGTCCTCGATGAGATGGACCGGGTCGCCTACGGGGGTCCCTGGCGCTCGCTCTGCGAGGAGCTGGGGGATCTGCTCTTCCAGATCGTCTTCCACGCCCAGTTGGCAACCGAGAAGGGCGAGTTCACGATGGCGGAGGTGTGCCGCGCCGTGAGCGACAAGCTCGAAAGCCGCCACCCGCACGTGTTCGGGGAGAAGCAGGTCCGGGACTCCACGGAGGTGCTCTTCAACTGGGCGCAGATCAAGGCCGAGGAGAAGAAGCGGAAAACGGGCCGGGTCGGCTCGGTGCTCGATGGCGTGCCGACCGCCGCCCCTGCCCTGGCCCGGGCCGAGCGGCTCACCGAGAAGGCCAGCCGCATGGGCTTCGACTGGCCAGACGTGGCGGGGGTGAGGGCCAAGCTGGACGAGGAGCTCGCCGAGCTGGATGAGGCCATCGCCTCCAAGGACCGGGATGCCCTGGAGCACGAGCTGGGCGACGTCCTCTTCTCTCTGGCCAACCTCGGGCGGTTCCTGCACACGCCCCCCGAGGACGCGTTGCGCATGGCCATCCGCCGCTTCACCACCCGCTTCCAGCACATCGAAGCCGCCCTCCAGGCCGAGGGCGTCCCCCTGGGAGGGGCCACCCTGGAGCACATGGAGCGACATTGGCAGACAGCCAAGGCGGCGGAGAAAGCCCTCCCGCCCCCCGCCTCCCTGCCGCGCGCCCCACTGACCACCCTGCGCTTCCCCGTGCGAGACGTGGCGGCCCAACGGGCGTTCTGGGATGCCGTCGCGCCGCTGATCGGCTGGCACGCGGTCCAGAGCCCCTCCGGAGAGGCCCGCTATGGCGATGGCGCCCTGCTGCTCGTCTTCTGCTCTGGGGAGGGCGTCGGCGTTCCCGGGGTGGGGCTCACCCTGGGGGCCCCTTCCTCTCGCTCGGTGGAGCGGCTTCGGAGCACGCTGGAGGCCTCTCAGCCCGGGGCCCTTCAGGGGGGCGAGCCCACCGGGGTCCGCTTCCAGGACCCAGCGGGCCTTGTCTGGGAATACACCGCATAG
- the rpsT gene encoding 30S ribosomal protein S20, protein MANTKSAEKRNRQAQKRRARNTAVRTTVKNAVKKARETLATKDTTKSADAVKNATRTLAKAASKGVLHPRNAARRIARLAKAAKAAKA, encoded by the coding sequence TTGGCGAATACCAAGTCCGCAGAGAAGCGCAACCGTCAGGCCCAGAAGCGCCGCGCCCGCAACACCGCCGTGCGCACCACGGTGAAGAACGCCGTGAAGAAGGCGCGTGAGACCCTCGCGACCAAGGACACCACCAAGAGCGCGGACGCCGTGAAGAACGCGACCCGCACGCTCGCCAAGGCCGCCTCGAAGGGCGTCCTGCACCCGCGCAACGCCGCCCGCCGCATCGCGCGCCTGGCCAAGGCCGCCAAGGCTGCCAAGGCTTAG
- the lptE gene encoding LPS assembly lipoprotein LptE: MARVRVVAWGLLATGLGCGYRFVPRDSTLPQGLRSVCAPMFLNQTPEPGLETLFTQSFRQELVRSGTLGASGACEGSVEGTVTSVNSFPTIVTEPMVENGVVTRPSQLASYRASAEARLRLLKDGQVIAETSVAGTEDYLPGSGDVLEAEANRLAALRRLSETLMHEGYERLAQNW; the protein is encoded by the coding sequence ATGGCTCGGGTTCGAGTGGTGGCGTGGGGTCTGCTGGCAACGGGGTTGGGGTGTGGCTATCGCTTCGTGCCCCGGGACTCGACGCTGCCGCAGGGGCTGCGCTCTGTCTGCGCCCCCATGTTCCTGAACCAGACGCCCGAGCCTGGGCTGGAGACGTTGTTCACCCAGTCCTTCCGCCAGGAACTGGTGCGCTCGGGAACGCTGGGAGCGAGCGGCGCCTGCGAGGGGAGCGTCGAGGGGACCGTGACGAGCGTGAACAGCTTCCCCACCATCGTGACCGAACCCATGGTCGAGAATGGCGTCGTGACGCGTCCCTCCCAGCTTGCCAGCTACCGGGCCTCCGCGGAGGCACGCCTGCGGCTGCTGAAGGACGGACAGGTCATCGCGGAAACGAGCGTCGCCGGGACAGAGGATTATCTGCCCGGCAGCGGTGATGTGCTGGAAGCGGAAGCCAACCGCCTCGCCGCGCTTCGCCGTCTCTCGGAGACGCTGATGCACGAGGGCTACGAGCGGCTGGCGCAGAACTGGTAG
- the leuS gene encoding leucine--tRNA ligase: MAMNERYEPQAIEGKWQTRWEEAGVFRAGTRPGAPKKYILEMLPYPSGKMHMGHVRNYLIGDVYARYFRMKGYDVLHPMGWDAFGLPAENAAIKDGVHPAVRTQENITSFKEEIRSLGYCYDWAREVNTSQPEYYRWNQWFFIQMLERGLVYRRFSKVNWCTGCLTVIANEQVKDGTCERCDSPVLDKEMPEWAFRITKYSQALLDGLDTLKEWPERVTSMQRNWIGRSEGAEADFAVQGRDEKIRIFTTRIDTVYGCTYVVLAPDHKLVAKVTAPERQAEVSAFVAKMAAASKTDRLAEGAEKEGVFTGAYAINPFTGQPVPIWIANFVLSDYGTGAVMSVPAHDERDFAFARKYRLPVTPVVQPASGEKLPAGDALEAAFTEEGVLSDSGEFTGLASAEARRRLSAKLEAEGRGKATVTYRQKDWGFSRQRYWGTPIPIVYCEKCDPERRGIPVPVDQLPVRLPEIDTQAVLTGKGEPPLAKVASWVNTTCPRCSGPARREAETMDTFVDSCWYFARYLSPRYAEAPFDAAEAQRWLPVDVYVGGPEHAVMHLLYFRFWTRVMKELGLSPVDEPVTRLVTQGIVNGSDGRKMSKRWGNVVAPASIVKKYGADTARAYVMFAGPPERDFDWSDAQVEGAFRFLKRVWTLAVSHESVAGTAYTGPFEGKALEIRRAAHKCLKRVGEAIDRLSFNTAIAGIMEYLNALQALGTAETPAEKAAMAEAMRLLAVVLTPFTPHVADEVAEAYGAKAFTVQEAWPDFDPALVVDDEIPYAVQVNGKLRAEIKVPVEASEADVRAVAEADERVKAAMAGKTLRKFVFVPKRLVNFVVG; the protein is encoded by the coding sequence ATGGCGATGAACGAGCGTTACGAGCCGCAGGCGATTGAAGGTAAGTGGCAGACCCGTTGGGAAGAGGCGGGCGTGTTCCGGGCCGGGACTCGGCCGGGGGCTCCCAAGAAGTACATCCTCGAGATGCTTCCGTACCCCAGCGGCAAGATGCACATGGGGCACGTGCGCAACTACCTCATCGGGGACGTGTACGCGCGCTACTTCCGGATGAAGGGCTACGACGTGCTGCACCCCATGGGGTGGGACGCCTTCGGTCTGCCGGCGGAGAACGCGGCCATCAAGGACGGCGTGCACCCGGCGGTCCGCACCCAGGAGAACATCACCTCCTTCAAGGAGGAGATCCGCTCGCTGGGCTACTGCTACGACTGGGCGCGCGAGGTGAACACCAGCCAGCCCGAGTATTACCGCTGGAACCAGTGGTTCTTCATCCAGATGCTGGAGCGGGGGCTGGTCTACCGGCGCTTCAGCAAGGTGAACTGGTGCACGGGCTGCCTCACCGTCATCGCCAACGAGCAGGTGAAGGACGGGACGTGCGAGCGCTGCGACTCGCCGGTGTTGGACAAGGAAATGCCCGAGTGGGCGTTCCGCATCACGAAGTACTCGCAGGCGCTCCTGGACGGTCTGGACACCCTGAAGGAGTGGCCCGAGCGCGTCACCAGCATGCAGCGCAACTGGATCGGCCGCTCGGAGGGCGCCGAGGCCGACTTCGCGGTGCAGGGCCGTGACGAGAAGATCCGGATCTTCACCACCCGCATCGACACCGTGTACGGCTGCACCTACGTGGTGCTGGCACCGGACCACAAGCTGGTGGCGAAGGTGACGGCGCCGGAGCGTCAGGCCGAGGTGAGCGCCTTCGTGGCGAAGATGGCCGCCGCCAGCAAGACGGACCGGCTGGCCGAGGGCGCCGAGAAGGAGGGCGTCTTCACCGGGGCGTACGCGATCAACCCCTTCACGGGCCAGCCCGTGCCCATCTGGATCGCCAACTTCGTGCTGTCGGATTACGGCACCGGGGCGGTGATGAGCGTGCCGGCCCACGACGAGCGCGACTTTGCCTTCGCGCGCAAGTACCGCCTGCCCGTGACGCCGGTGGTGCAGCCGGCGAGCGGGGAGAAGCTGCCTGCTGGGGATGCGCTGGAGGCCGCCTTCACCGAGGAAGGGGTGCTGTCGGATTCCGGGGAGTTCACCGGCCTGGCCTCGGCGGAGGCCCGGCGCCGCCTGTCCGCGAAGCTGGAGGCCGAGGGCCGGGGCAAGGCCACGGTGACGTACCGCCAGAAGGACTGGGGCTTCAGCCGTCAGCGCTACTGGGGCACGCCCATCCCCATCGTCTACTGCGAGAAGTGCGATCCGGAGCGTCGCGGCATTCCCGTGCCGGTGGACCAGTTGCCGGTGCGCCTGCCGGAGATCGACACCCAGGCGGTGTTGACCGGCAAGGGCGAGCCGCCCCTGGCCAAGGTGGCTTCCTGGGTGAACACCACCTGTCCTCGGTGCAGTGGACCGGCGCGCCGGGAGGCGGAGACGATGGACACCTTCGTCGACTCCTGTTGGTACTTCGCGCGCTACCTGTCGCCCCGCTACGCGGAGGCACCGTTCGATGCGGCGGAGGCCCAGCGGTGGCTGCCCGTGGATGTGTACGTGGGCGGCCCCGAGCACGCCGTGATGCACCTGCTGTACTTCCGGTTCTGGACCCGGGTGATGAAGGAGCTGGGGCTGTCGCCGGTGGACGAGCCCGTCACGCGGCTGGTGACGCAGGGCATCGTCAACGGCTCGGATGGACGGAAGATGTCCAAGCGTTGGGGCAACGTGGTGGCTCCGGCCTCCATCGTGAAGAAGTACGGGGCGGACACGGCGCGGGCCTATGTGATGTTCGCGGGCCCGCCCGAGCGGGACTTCGACTGGTCCGACGCCCAGGTGGAAGGCGCCTTCCGCTTCCTGAAGCGGGTGTGGACCCTGGCCGTCTCGCACGAGTCCGTGGCGGGAACGGCCTACACGGGCCCCTTCGAGGGCAAGGCGCTGGAGATCCGCCGCGCCGCTCACAAGTGCCTGAAGCGGGTGGGGGAGGCCATCGATCGCCTGTCCTTCAACACCGCCATCGCGGGCATCATGGAGTACCTCAACGCGCTCCAGGCCCTCGGCACGGCCGAGACCCCCGCGGAGAAGGCCGCCATGGCCGAGGCGATGCGGCTGCTGGCCGTGGTGCTGACGCCCTTCACCCCGCACGTCGCCGATGAGGTGGCGGAGGCCTACGGCGCCAAGGCGTTCACCGTGCAAGAGGCGTGGCCTGACTTCGATCCGGCGCTGGTGGTGGACGACGAGATCCCCTACGCGGTGCAGGTCAACGGCAAGCTGCGCGCGGAGATCAAGGTTCCGGTGGAGGCGAGCGAGGCGGACGTGAGGGCCGTGGCGGAGGCGGACGAGCGGGTGAAGGCCGCCATGGCGGGCAAGACGCTTCGCAAGTTCGTCTTCGTCCCGAAGCGGCTGGTGAACTTCGTCGTCGGCTGA
- a CDS encoding glycerol-3-phosphate dehydrogenase/oxidase has translation MSDMSSSQARAEVWARLSQSWDLIVVGGGITGAGILREATRAGLKALLVEQKDIAWGTSSRSSKLVHGGLRYLAQGHVLLTYHAVRERERLIREGPGLVDRLDFMLASYVGDRPSIWIFGVGLLAYDLLAGCWDHEYHGAKQFGEQVPQLDRYGLAGGFRYHDAQTDDSRLVLRVMREAVEAGGTVVTYAPATEVIQEGGQVVGVRVRDTAGSGQVAECRARVVINATGVWADQLRQQVKAPPRMRPLRGSHLIFSAERLPVKEAFTLQHPIDHRVMFVFPWEGMTVVGTTDLDHDLPLDQEPSISAQEVAYLMAAVEARFPTLRITLDDIISSYSGVRPVVNSGKSDPSKETRDHVVWEENGLITVTGGKLTTFRLIARDALKAAGQRLPGFKMPKHNQPLLNKMETSGSVWERVPEEERRRLAGKYGADSLALIQAAAPGELERIPGSNVLWAELRWAARSEWVVHLDDLLLRRVRLGLLVPAGAQAFLPRIRSICQSELGWDDARWQREEGDYLERWRKHYSIPEASLIPDWRVMLAQSKATWKPRAPELGAGTAPAPVPAGDYARPPA, from the coding sequence ATGAGCGATATGTCGAGCAGCCAAGCGCGTGCGGAGGTGTGGGCCCGTCTCTCCCAATCGTGGGACCTCATCGTGGTAGGAGGGGGCATCACCGGGGCGGGCATCTTGCGCGAGGCGACCCGAGCGGGGCTCAAGGCGCTGCTGGTCGAGCAGAAGGACATCGCCTGGGGCACCTCCAGCCGCTCCTCCAAGCTGGTCCACGGGGGCTTGCGCTACCTGGCCCAGGGGCACGTGCTGTTGACCTATCACGCCGTGCGCGAGCGGGAGCGGCTGATCCGGGAGGGGCCTGGGCTCGTCGATCGCCTGGACTTCATGCTGGCCAGCTACGTGGGCGATCGCCCCAGCATCTGGATCTTCGGGGTGGGGCTGCTGGCGTATGATCTGCTGGCGGGCTGCTGGGACCACGAGTACCACGGCGCGAAGCAGTTCGGAGAGCAGGTGCCGCAGCTGGACCGGTATGGGCTCGCGGGGGGATTCCGCTACCACGACGCGCAGACGGATGACTCCCGGCTGGTGCTCCGGGTCATGCGGGAGGCGGTGGAGGCGGGAGGCACGGTGGTCACCTACGCCCCCGCCACGGAAGTGATTCAGGAAGGCGGGCAGGTGGTGGGGGTCCGGGTCCGGGACACGGCGGGCAGCGGACAGGTGGCCGAGTGCCGCGCGCGCGTGGTCATCAACGCGACCGGTGTCTGGGCGGATCAGCTCCGCCAGCAGGTGAAGGCGCCTCCTCGGATGCGCCCCCTGCGGGGCAGTCACCTCATCTTCTCCGCGGAGCGGTTGCCGGTGAAGGAGGCCTTCACCCTTCAGCACCCCATCGATCACCGGGTGATGTTCGTCTTCCCCTGGGAAGGGATGACGGTCGTTGGCACCACGGATCTCGATCACGACCTGCCGCTCGATCAAGAACCCTCCATCTCTGCTCAGGAGGTGGCCTACCTGATGGCGGCCGTGGAGGCGCGCTTCCCGACGCTGCGAATCACCCTGGACGACATCATCTCCAGCTACAGCGGCGTGCGGCCCGTGGTGAACTCGGGCAAGTCGGATCCCTCCAAGGAGACGCGGGATCACGTCGTGTGGGAGGAGAACGGCCTCATCACGGTGACGGGCGGAAAGCTCACGACGTTCCGGCTGATTGCCCGGGATGCGCTCAAGGCCGCCGGTCAGCGCCTGCCGGGCTTCAAGATGCCCAAGCACAACCAGCCGCTCCTCAACAAGATGGAGACCTCGGGCAGTGTGTGGGAGCGCGTCCCGGAGGAGGAGCGCCGCCGGTTGGCGGGCAAGTACGGCGCGGACTCGCTCGCGCTGATCCAGGCGGCGGCCCCCGGCGAGTTGGAGCGCATTCCAGGCAGCAACGTGCTGTGGGCCGAGCTGCGGTGGGCAGCCCGATCCGAGTGGGTCGTGCACCTGGACGATCTGCTCCTGCGGCGCGTCCGCCTGGGGTTGCTGGTCCCGGCGGGGGCCCAGGCCTTCCTGCCCCGCATCCGCTCCATCTGCCAGTCGGAGCTGGGCTGGGACGATGCGCGGTGGCAACGGGAGGAGGGGGACTACCTGGAGCGGTGGCGCAAGCACTACAGCATCCCGGAGGCGTCCCTCATCCCGGATTGGCGGGTCATGCTCGCCCAGTCCAAGGCGACCTGGAAACCCCGGGCCCCGGAGCTCGGTGCCGGTACGGCTCCCGCGCCCGTCCCGGCGGGAGACTACGCCCGGCCACCTGCCTGA
- a CDS encoding putative ABC exporter domain-containing protein, producing the protein MSFPRAVAFLWWASLRNRVRKQVERLRRPKYLLGLVAGGIYLYSFFLRRLNFGARSEALTPEAHSLAEFSLAGMMMVTLVSAWALGQDRPAVTFSEMEIQQLFPAPISRRALVHYKLARGVFGAAVGAFFSTFFMGRLVSPSPVLFFLGALVTFVTVNLHVVAVSFLRTRLARWGWRGAALRWTVFAGLLGALGLSVYSAVQAHPFPEEVIREKQVWEWLSAVLEGSALQAVLWPGRLLVALPMAASVSAFLHELPLALGLLGVHYLGVLALIVPFEEVVVARAEEVSLQRGQRLARVGHIVLRAPFFRLKPSGRPEVALLWKNLIAARRMGGVDILFSLALIGLLVPLGVAIFLPHALPGVRQMVASVYLGVAALLTFIGPGSFRSDLRMDLPKLDLLRAMPLTGRQVVAAELLAPGLLLAVMQIGLLALALVLAGDMSGRWSSEFLLAAGLGLMPLLPAVSLGGLFVQNAAVVLFPAWLPADGERARGGIEALGQRLLMLAGSLVVLLGGLLPAAILAALVGFTLEVWLGVWALPVAGLTAAGGLALEIWLGVMALGRAFDRMDVSSEGPGAP; encoded by the coding sequence GTGAGCTTTCCACGCGCGGTGGCGTTTCTGTGGTGGGCCTCCCTGCGCAACCGGGTGCGCAAGCAGGTGGAGCGTCTCCGCCGCCCCAAATACCTGCTCGGCCTCGTGGCGGGCGGCATCTACCTCTACTCCTTCTTCCTGCGGCGATTGAACTTCGGTGCGCGCTCGGAGGCACTCACGCCCGAGGCGCATTCGCTGGCGGAGTTCTCGCTGGCCGGGATGATGATGGTGACGCTGGTGTCCGCGTGGGCCCTGGGACAGGACCGGCCCGCGGTCACCTTTTCCGAGATGGAGATCCAACAGCTCTTTCCCGCGCCCATCAGTCGGCGGGCGCTCGTGCACTACAAGCTGGCGCGAGGGGTGTTTGGGGCGGCGGTCGGGGCCTTCTTCTCCACGTTCTTCATGGGCCGGCTGGTGAGCCCATCCCCCGTGCTGTTCTTTCTGGGGGCCCTGGTGACGTTCGTGACGGTCAACCTGCACGTGGTGGCCGTCTCCTTCTTGAGGACGCGGTTGGCGCGGTGGGGGTGGCGGGGGGCGGCGCTGCGGTGGACGGTCTTCGCGGGGCTGCTGGGGGCCCTGGGGCTCTCGGTGTATTCGGCGGTCCAGGCGCACCCGTTTCCAGAGGAAGTCATCCGCGAGAAGCAGGTGTGGGAGTGGCTCTCCGCGGTGCTCGAGGGCTCGGCGCTTCAGGCCGTCCTCTGGCCGGGCAGGCTGCTGGTCGCGCTGCCCATGGCGGCGAGTGTCAGCGCCTTTCTCCACGAGTTGCCGCTGGCGTTGGGGCTGCTGGGGGTGCACTACCTCGGGGTCCTGGCGCTCATCGTTCCCTTCGAAGAGGTGGTGGTCGCCCGTGCGGAAGAAGTCTCGCTCCAGCGGGGCCAGCGGCTGGCCAGGGTGGGGCACATCGTCCTGCGTGCGCCCTTCTTTCGCCTCAAACCGTCCGGGCGTCCCGAGGTGGCGCTGCTGTGGAAGAACCTCATCGCGGCGCGGAGGATGGGAGGCGTCGACATCCTCTTCAGTCTGGCCCTGATCGGCCTGCTCGTTCCCTTGGGGGTGGCGATCTTCCTGCCGCATGCGCTCCCAGGGGTCCGTCAGATGGTGGCCAGCGTGTACTTGGGGGTCGCCGCCTTGCTGACCTTCATCGGGCCGGGCTCCTTCCGCTCGGATCTGCGCATGGACCTGCCGAAGCTCGACCTGCTCCGGGCGATGCCCCTGACCGGGCGCCAGGTGGTCGCGGCGGAACTGCTCGCGCCTGGGTTGCTGCTGGCGGTCATGCAGATCGGGTTGCTGGCGCTCGCGTTGGTTCTGGCGGGGGACATGTCCGGACGTTGGAGCTCCGAGTTTTTGTTGGCGGCGGGATTGGGGCTGATGCCGTTGCTGCCGGCCGTGAGCCTGGGCGGGCTGTTCGTCCAGAACGCCGCGGTGGTGCTCTTTCCCGCGTGGCTGCCCGCGGACGGAGAGCGGGCGCGCGGGGGAATCGAAGCGTTGGGCCAGCGGCTGCTGATGTTGGCCGGCTCGTTGGTGGTGCTGCTGGGAGGGTTGTTGCCCGCGGCGATCTTGGCGGCCCTGGTGGGCTTCACGCTGGAGGTCTGGCTGGGGGTGTGGGCACTGCCCGTGGCGGGGCTCACGGCGGCCGGAGGACTGGCGCTGGAGATATGGCTGGGGGTGATGGCCTTGGGGCGGGCATTCGACCGGATGGACGTGTCCAGCGAAGGACCTGGAGCGCCTTGA